The nucleotide sequence tatttttaactttgagTCGTGATATTAAGttactttacaaaaaaaatgcttaatttacttaataacttaaattaagttatttaataatcaaattaatttaccaaatgGCCCCTAAAAAGGAACTTAAAATAAAGTCACTAAAATTGTTGCttcttataaaatttgtttaattatacaaaaattattagacattaattagaaaaaaataatttaatatattttcaattaacttaaaatataagaatttactttaataataaacattttataatgaTTCATTATACAATTAGCTaaaattttggtaattaaaCAATAATTAGGGTCTCTAATTatatttggttgctaagaaaatattagacattttataaattaagtttattagTTATTTAGGgtgtattttcatatttatgttttatgattaaaattgttgtaaaataataaagtagaaggaaaaaaaaattaaaatataggaagaaaacaaaatgaattttcattataGGTCTCTTAGAAAGtcacaaaaagatatatatcATTACGAAATACAAATTATCATCTACAAGTTCTTATAGTCccataaattctcatattttataacaaaaatcaatttattaatttttaaaattttaatttggaaaataacataaaatataagtttttttttctttgaaaagtaattgaaaatttttattacaagTGTGAACTAtgtttggaaattttaattagagaattttcttataaattgatgataattattttattccattattaaagaaaaaatgaatagatctaaaaatatcttaaaatttaaaagtaattttctttcatacttgagtttaaaaaaaaaagaaaagaaaaagaaagaccaaATTTAATATTCTACTTTACTTccttattaaaaacactttatttaaACCTAGGACATTGGTAGAGACAAATTCAAACGGGCCtcaaattggatcaaacaaaagTTTCAAAGTTGGGCCATGGTCGGGTTGGGCTCTATGGTCCTTCGTGGGCCTTGGGGTCCAAACAGTCCACACGCAACGTAACCCTCCTCACGGACAAGTAGAATCGGCTGCGACGACGGGGAATGTGTGCCGACCGGCGCCGCCCTCCCGCCAATTGCAAACGAATCCTCCGCTAAATATCCTTTGTCTAATAAGGACAAAACTTCCGAATATTTCAAAACACaacccatttttcatttttctgcaCTACCGCTTGCCAAATCCATTTTTGCTGCTTAGTTTCCTCTCTCAACTTCTCTAAATTCAAGTTCGTTCTTCAATTCTCTGCAACGACGTCGTATCGAGAGGGACGATGGCGGCTTCTCTATCATCGGCAGTCTTTGTGGTATCCGTTCCGTCGTTGAAGGCAAAGAAGGGTAGACACTTAGGTTCCTTCAGCTCACCAAACTCTTTTCATTGCAGTCCTCTCTCTTCTTCTCGGTTCCTTTCCAggtatttttccctttttggccTTAATAtagtttgtttggttgctgagaaaaaggTACGAAATGGAAAATTCTTAGAATTTGAGTTTGCTTTCTCATTGTTTGTGAGCTGAGAAAGCTGAAAACCTCGACGATTAGGTCAGGACAAGTCAACTGTTTGGCTTAGCTGAGTTCAATTCTCCTTATTTGATGACCGAACAGCATACAGCATGAGggcttattcatttattttctgtCTCTTTGTTTGGCGAGGAAACTGAGGATTTAGAGTTTAGGTATTGGGTGTTAAAATTATAGCGTATTTGATGGAAATCCTGAAGAATATGTTGATTTTGGTTGTTCTTATCGACTTGTTCGAAGTTGTGTTAGAAACTCTCTATTTCGTGAGATAATTAGATTGAATTTGAATCAAATTGTGCTTATTATAGATTCTTCATGTGTATTGGATAGGCAGACTGTCAATCTGGTAATACTTGTTGTCAAATTTCTGCATgctggaaattttgaaatgggGGTTTTGATTAGttgttaatttgaagtttggTTTGAGCAGAAAATTTCATTCAGTTCAAGCcacaattttgcaagaaaacGAGGAGAAAGTAACTGTGGAGGAATCATTTCAGTCAAACAGTTTCCCTGAAGATGACAGTAAAGGATGCAGTGGGGCGCCACAAGACAGTTCATCATCCAGTGTCTTGAATAGATGGGTTATCAAGTTTGAGCAATCTTTCAATGTCTTTCTAACGGtaaattttctcattcttttttatcCGACTCGATTGACTTCCACTATGCTGTATGTAAAGTAAAATTTATATGTTGAATTGAAAACTTTATCTCATAATCTATGCCTAGTATTCTGTAATTGTGTATGactaagtatttttttttttcctcttagcCTCCTTTTATTTTGGGCTCACTACTTTATCCAATAATCTAGGCCTAGATTTTTGAATGAGTGAAAGTGTTGCCTACAATTTGGGCAGATGATTTGATGTGTAATTCTGGATTACTATTGTCTGCTGGAACCCATGATAACTTGAAGCTTGGTTATATTCCTTGCTTGATGTTTGGATGATAGACCCAATTCTCAGTTGGGTGGAAGGCTATATTCAGAGTGTTTTAGTTTTAAAGCCCTTTTCTAAATTCTACATCATGCTATCTATAAATGATAACCTGATCATGTTTATAAGGTTCTTATAATAGATTGTATGTCTTCACGTTGCCTcttctttttgtaatttataatttgggaaATTGAACTACAAAACGATGACACTTTACTATTGCAAACTATGGCCCTATGTTTTGAGAATCTTTTACGTAGTCTGTTTTCTAGCTGCCATGTACTCAATCAATGACATACCCTTAGCTTGAGAAAGTGGGGATTTGAAGTGCCTGttgattcattttcatattcctACTGGAGTTCACGTTTTGGAATCTTGGAGCTGCTAGACAGGCATCTGCCTCTTGCAGAAGTTGATACTCTGCAATTATGGTTTAACTCTATCAACCATTCCAGGAGTCCGTGATCAAGATACTTGACACGTTGTATCATGACCGAGACTATGCAAGGTTTTTTGTACTGGAAACAATTGCAAGAGTTCCTTATTTTGGTGAGTGCTTAAGTTTCTTTATTTCCTCAACTGGTTTAGCCCTCTGGGAGGGTCTCATGATTTCTTTGGAAAAATTTTATAGTGTTTGGCCATTAAAATGTTAGTAAAAGGTCTTGATACCTAAAAATTCTGGCATATACTTAAAATCCTGCTAAACTTTTAATCAGATCAAACTTGATTTTGCATACCCTCCCACACATCAAACTTTATCTGTAGCCATCTAAAATAGGGTAACATTGATTAATCCAAAATAACCAGTAGTAGGAAATGGAGATGTTCCTTTATTCTTTCCATATATAATCATAGTTTTAGTGAATGCATGGAAAGGTATgctcaaattttcaatctcttcaCATATACATAGTTCCTTTAGACGAATTTATTAGGTTTTGCTAAAACTTTTGTATTTGATATTACTCTATGAcattatacaatatttttttttataagtaaaagtATTGTATTAAAAAAGAGGCGCTAAAATAGTGGCCCAAAATGTACAAGAGAAGGAAACTCATCCCCTTACAGCGGGAACAAAAAGGAAAACTGTCCAAACAAGATGTACAAAAAACAACCCCTCCCTCAATGGGATCCCAcccaatttataaaaactattaatgTCGAAGGATCATCTTTTATAGACAGTTTGGTCTCCGACcaaagtaaatacacaaaagaagctTTCAGCCTTTGCAAGGACAACACCCCatcttaaaaacaattctatTGCTAGCCTTCCAAACATACCAAAACAAGTATAAAGGGCCCGCTTTCCACACCACCCTGCTTTTGGCCCACCCAAGTGCCATTCCATCCCAAGAGGTTCTCCCTTACTGAAGAAGGGAACACCCAAAATACACTGAATAAggtaaaaaacaatttccacACCTCCCTCGTCTTTTTGCAATGGAGGAGAAGATGGTCAATAGTCTCCTCATGAGCTTGGCACAAGAAGCATCTATTTGCTAAGACCCATCCATCCCCTCTTTTGAATTTGGTCCaaagtttgagttttttcccaaaaagcttcccaagcaaGGAAACTAATTTTTGGCTACACCCAAGAGTTCCAAATTATCTTCAATGGGAAACAAACCGATGAGTCTGGCTCTAAGACTTTGTAAAGGGACTTTACTGAGAAGTTGCCATCTTTGGACTTCAACCACCTCACCTCGTCCTCCTCATCTAACAACACTCTTTCCCCACACAAGCGCCCCAACAGGTTCTCCACCTCAACCAGCTCCCAAACAATGAAGGGCCTAGTGAAACAAGGGTTCCAACTCCCTCCCTCCCCCTTTTAACCCACTTGCTAAAACAGTCCGCATATCACTCACCTTAGCCTCCTTGGTTGtagagaaaacaaataaaaaggggTAAGATTCACAAAACGAAGAAGTTCCACACCACTTATCATTCCAAAAGCTCACCCTCTGGCCATTACCCACCACAAAAGAAAGTCTAGTGTTAACAAGGTGGCCAAGCtttctaattgctttccacaaccctaCTCCATACTCCTCCCAAACCTCCCAGGAACACCGCCCACCTCGATCCTCCCCATATTTCCCCATATTTCCCCTTATAACTTGGTTCCAAAAAGCCTCTCTTTTAGTTGCAAAACGCCATGTTCTTTTGCCAAGGAGAGCCTTGTTGAGCAAAGTGAGGCTCTTAATCCTCAAACccccttttatttaatttgtgcAAACTGTTGACCACTTGACTAAATGAGGTTTTTGCTCGAGAGCCCTacctccccacaaaaagtccCTCTGGATCTGCTCCAATCTCATTCTGACAACTCTTGGCAGATGGAGGATGGACATGAAAAAAATAGGCAGGTTGGACAAAGTACTATGAATCAAAGTGATTCTCCCACCCTTAGAGATATATTGTTGCTTTTACATAGCCATTCTTTTACGGAATCTTCCCTTAATACCATCCCAAGCTGTCACGGAATTAAAAGGAGCCCCCTAACGACATCCCCAAATAAGTGGATGGAAGACTTCCCACCTTGCAATCTAGCTCACAAGTCAAATCATCCACGTTCTCCACCCTTCCCATCGGGATCAActcacttttatccaaattaacCTTCAACCTAGAGATTGActcaaaccacatcaacaaccaGCACAAAAACGTCATTTTCTCCTCTCGTGCTTCACAAAAAATCAAAGTATCATCAACAAACAGCAGGTGGGAGACCTTGACCCCTTCATCTCCTCTACCTCGCACTTGACAAGCCGATAAAAAGCCACCACAGACTGCTCTCTTTAAAAGACAACCAAGGGCTTCCATTGCTATCACAAAAAGGTAAGATGAAAGCGGGTCTCCCTGCCTTAGGCCCATAGAGCTTTGAAAGAAGCCTGAATGTGTTAtggtaacaaaaacaaaaacctggCTGTGGATAAACATCATTTAATCCACCTTAACCACTTATCCCCAAACCCCATTTTCTCCATATCTGTAAGCAAAAAAGACCactccacatgatcataggctttctcaatatccaacTTACAAAGAATTGCCCTTCCATTGCTTTTCAAAATTGAGTCTATTACTTCATTCGCAATGAGCATTGCATCCAATATTTGCCTACCCTCCACAAACGCATTTTGGGTCTCAGAAATCACCTTAGCTAACACCCCCTTCAACCTATTAGCCAACACCTTGGCCAGCCAATGTTGTGATTAGCCaagtgcaatttttttttttaaaatagtgtattttatattattttaattggaCTTGTGACATTGTTCTGTTTCATTGCAGCTTTTATGTCTGTTCTGCACATGTATGAGAGTTTTGGCTGGTGGAGAAGGGCGGATTATCTGAAGGTGCATTTTGCAGAGAGCTGGAATGAAATGCATCATCTGCTTATCATGGAAGTACTGTTCTTACTTCAAATTTTTGaccttaatcatattttcaagcttcctcatttttttttctttgtttcattaTGGTGTGTCATCTTGGAGAAGTTTCATCAATGAATTATGATggatgtttctttgtttttgccaTAATTTATGCTAGTCTTGTCATGTCAGTGTCTATATTTCATCCAAATTCTGTTTCATGGTTAGAATTTAGTCATATCCACAAGTAGGAAGTTCTAGACCATTTCTAGCTTCATCGTTGTATTATTTTCCTACCATTTGTTATGATGCAGTCTTCAAATTACACCATAGGTTTGTTTATTTGCAaattttttcttgaatattCTGTTCTCTTGCTGTTTatataataaaaggattttattgcAGGAATTGGGGGGAAATGCTTGGTGGTTCGATCGCTTTCTTGCTCAACATATTGCAATCTTCTATTATTTCATGACGGTCTTCATGTATGTATTGAGCCCTAGAATGGCATGTAAGTATGCAGTTCTGGTTCTTATTTTATGGTtatctattaatttatttgataggcaaaggaacaattaattaaaaaaatgctaatAAACAAGAGGGCAGAACTTGAGTACACAGGAAGTATAGAAAGGTTGCCAAATGTAGAGAAAAGGAACAGGAAACACATTACCGCAGTTCCACCTTATCCATAAAATCAAGCACAGATGAGCATTCTGTTCCTCCACAAATATCTGAACCAAACAAAGTTACtttgacaaaaaacaaaattattctttaacaATTGAAATTGACTTCCCCACTCCTTCAAAAGttactttgatttttcttctgCTAAGTAGTCTAGAACAAACATAATGAGGCTAACCTGCAAGCTTTTCTGTGCcttttccctaaaaaaaaaccGCCTCATCCTAAGAAAGCATCTGTCACCATAAAAGGGAACTCCCATAAAGAGTGAGAATAATAGGTACCAAAACTATGATCTACACCATAATGAAGAAGTACATGTGTAGCTGAGTCATTCTTAGACAAGCAACTCTAGGTAGCTATGGTTCTATCTCTCCTCCTTAGCTGGTCTAATGTCATGATTTTGCCCAAAAAGCCTCCCAAGCCAGAGCGAAACCCACCTTTGGAGGAGCCCAAGAATCCCAAACTTCTTTGACTGGAAAAAGATCTCCAAAAGCTAACTCCAAAGAACTATAATAGTATTTTTCAGAGAACTTCTGCCCTTGTTCAATTTCCAAACCGACTTGTCCTCATAATCTCTTTTGACCCTTGTATCTTGGATTTGCATAAGGATAATTTCAACTATTTCTaccccaaatcttgaaaaaCAAGGGCTCCAATGTGCAACACCTCCCACCTTCTCCCAAATTTCTACTACccatttgtattttatggttAATGTTGTGGTTTTTCCCTCTTCCCAAAATCATGTCTCTCATTGCCTCTTTATTCTATTGTTCTAAATGGTTATAGAAACTAAGGGCCCGTTTGTATAccgttttcgaaaacaattttgaaaaatagtttttgaaaattgttctcaaaattttgtgaaacaaaagtctgtttggaaacttaaaatgattttaacacgtttttaatatttttaaatatgttttaaaaatgatttttacgtctagtattttatttttaatcattctatatgtttgtataattatttcttaaaacagtcttcaaaaaacaaaataaaacaactaaaatatgttatttgaaaacatcctattttctgttcttaagaacaaaaaacaaaaaacagtttttgattgtcaaatgtgttttctatgttttttgttctaaaaaaaacattttgtgcatgattaaaaaactattctaaaaaacaattcccaaacaTGTCCTAAGTTTATTTGCAAGCCCACAACAAAATTTTTCTAAGAAACCTTTTTAAGGTTGACCTCTAGCTAAGTGATCATTTTGTGCTCTTTTATTATCCTCTTCTTTAAAACCATTTACTGCATCTACaatgtatttatatttgaatgaaCATATCCCTTAAATTACCTAACTGTTGTCTTTCTAAATTCAAAGCTCCCTTCACCAAAAATGTGCATGGAACCTTGTGaaagaatggaaatgaaatagcGACTGGAGGCTTAGCCTATGCGTTGGTAGCTACCATACCATAACCTCATGGACAAAAGCATTTTGGACATTTCCTTCATTGTTCGAATATACTGGAgtgtaatttttttatgctGAACGATATGAATGAATTGTCATGTACATGGATTGTATAGCATTAATTATTGGATGCTGATTAATAGACTCTTTTATCACTCATGCAGATCACCTTTCTGAATGTGTGGAGAGCCATGCATATGAAACTTATGACAAGTTTATCAAGAGCCAAGGAGGTAAGACTTAAAGAGCTTAAGTTTTGGCAACATGAAAAATGAGACTAACATAAAAAATACTAGATGCCAGAGTGCATGCAACATACAGAGGGGTTAGCCTTCTGACCATTATGTCATACCCAACATCTTAGAACATGCCAAAGGATCCAACTGCATGATCCTAACGTCCGATCAGTTGCCTAACAAATCCCCTCTTGATCTCCTGTTTCAACTTTGACAATCCTAACATGGCCTGTCCATGAGAATAACATGTGACCCTTCTGTTTCATTTGTAGACGAGTTGAAAAACTTACCTGCTCCTGAGATTGCTGTGAGGTACTATACTGAAGGTGACTTGTATCTGTTTGGTAAGTCCATTTGTTACCACCTTTGGTTCTCTCTCTTCTTAATTGAACTCTCGGTTTagcatttccttttatttctttccagATGAATTTCAAACTGCCAGAGCTCCAAAGTCTCGGAGGCCTAAAATAGGTAACAATCAAGTCCTGAGTATGGCTCTTTGTGGTTCATAGTTTACTTTTCCCTccgtaatatttttttttgataagtaaaagcaattgtattaagaaaGCCTGATGTACACCTTAAagtatacacgatgtatacaaggcaacaaggccaaaaagaaaatgaatagcAAAAAAATCGTCCCCTTACTTACAACCCAAccaatgaatgaaataaaaaatggaccATGATGTACAATCTACATGCACCCTAACCCAATCCGAAAACATGTACAACAAAGACCGTAAAATAGCTTGATCCGCTAATTTAGTATCTTCAAagattcttttatttctctccttccataaagtccaaaataaacataaagggGCTGCATTCtacaccttttttcttttctttccaacaaAGGAACCGTTCCACCCAAGAATGGTTTCCTTGATAGAATTGGGCATAACCCAATGAACACcaaaaagagtaaaaataagGTGCCTAATCATAGCTGCCGTGGGACAATGAATAAGCACATGATTTGCTGATTCTTCATCAGCTTTACACAAATAGCACCTACTTGGTAAAATCCAACCCCTCCTTTTCCCTACGTAATATTTTAATTCCCCTTCATGGAGTTGAAGCTGAAAGTTGCTGGAACTTCATATAATTGCTTTTCACTAACTATATTGGAAGATTATTTCATTTACACGATTTATGATATAGTTGAGTTGGGAAATCCAGAACCTAAATAGTCATCATGGATATCGATGAACATGAAGATAGGattgcaaaacaaaatttttcttagGTTAGAAAAATAGATTAATCTGTCTAAAATAAATTGTTCAAATACTAGATGCTTTTTTAATCATTCCATTATATGCaaatcttggaaaatattgtgattttgatttaatGGGGCCATTTTAATTCTACCAGTTGTTATTTTTAGCAAACTACCACTATAACCAAATATCAAATTTTACTTAGAATAGAGAAGCCGAGAAAGTGTTTGTACACTTGCCATATTTTGATGTCTAGTTTTGCTTGAGCTTAAATAGCAATGGAGCATAGATTTCAGCAGCTGATATTTTTCATGAAATGATTGAACAACCTTTACTTCGAGGTACATACCTGCAAGTCTGCACCTATTGGAGGCTTAGGGCTTTTCTCTTTCCCATGTTGGTGGGGGGAAAAAACACAAACTCCCTTAATTTGTTAAGTTATTGTTATCACCTAGTCTTCAGAACATAACAATGGTTTCCACTACAAATTCTACTTGCTCCTCTTcactattttttcctttctttcagaGAACTTGTACGACGTGTTTCTGAATATCAGAGATGATGAAGCAGAACACTGCAAGACAATGAAGGCCTGCCAGACTCATGGGAATCTCCGGTCTCCTCATTCATATCCTGAGGATGCCTTTGATGACGAGTCTGGCAGCATCCTGCCTCAAGCAGAGTGTGAGGGTATTGTAGATTGTATAAAAAAATCAGTTTCTTCTCATTAAACAAGACACAGACAATATAGCAAGAGAAGACTGATACAACTGATTCACCAACATGGCAAAAGTTGTCTACACTTACACAAGAATATATATCAgaatataggtttttttttttttttttgggttgttcAATAAATGTGTTTCTGATCTTTTAATGTCATGTTCAACTATGATAGGCTGTTTATTGATGAGCTCCAACTACCTCTTAGTGAAGAGGTTGGAAGTTTCTTATTTGACATTATTGTTCAGAATCATTCATAAAGCATGATATTGCTTTTACTGGATCCTGCTTGTGGTTTTTAGTCTACCAATGGGGAAAAGATAGGAAAATTTCTTGAGTTTTCTGGTGTAAATTGATCTTGAGATCTTGAGAATCTGGTAAATTATGTTGTAGATCTACTTTTATATAATGGGTTTTCAGGTTTTCCCACATTTCCTCGTTTGTTTGTTTATGACTAGAAGAGAAACACGAGTGGTCTTTGTGGGAAACAAAGCTAGTGGCGTGTAACATGAGTTGAATGCAGCTGGTGAGTCCAGATTCTTGCTCTgaccaaaataaaagaaaaaggaaattccaatggaaagagaaaatgaaatggctatgtttggtttcagaGCTTAAgggaaggaaaatagaaaagaaaattataagcaaagaaagagaaaaatgataagaattttcatttgtttggaTGTACCTGGAAAAATCGTTTCTTGACATTCAAATaaagttactttttttttcattatttgtcgTTAGCCAAAAAGGAAGTTGTCCTAAATGCAACAACCTAGTGAACTTCCATAATCaccttgaaaattaattttaattattaaaattgatttttaatcataaaaatgtaGGTGGGGTGTGAATTGACCTTGGGTcggtttgaaatttaaaatactttttaatttttgactTTTCGCTTTGACTTGAAggctatatatgtatatataaaattaaaataagggtTTATcataatgtttaataattttagtgCTTTGTAGCCTGTAGGTGATGGTTCCAAAtattggttattattattattttttaatttccaaatatcATCGGACGGTTCTGATCAcaaattagaaacactttttatcGTACTCCCAAACAGGCCCCTAAGCCTGCTGAATGAAGCAAAGACAAAGCAAAACTGGAAACGACGCCgtttaatatatttgtatgaATCGTATGGTTGCGTCCCTACGAGCCACAGGGAGGAGCGTATAAACAAACGCATTTATCGAGAAAACGAATCAAAAAAACGCCCGCCCAACGTGGGCCGTTTCTACCCTCACAAAAatcttctcctttctctctctctcttcacctTTTTCTCTCTCATGAACAGCCACTCACTACACAGCATTTCATTTCGTTTTCTTCTTCTGTACGGACACACTAGGTTCATCCCTCCATCCCTCCCTCCCTCCGACCGCCATCACCAGCAGAAGAAAGAggaatctagagagagagagagtcatgGGGGACAGCTCAATGGGCGCTCTGGTCCCCACCGTGAAGCAGCCGGAGCCTGCCGGATCTTCGTCGGAGGCCGTGACTGCACCGCCTCCACCGCCACCTCCGGAGCCGGCACCAGAGGAGCAGGCAGAGGTCCCCGCCGTGGAGGCCGCGGAAACCGGAGTCAGCGAGGTTGACAAGGACTTGCTGTGTCCTATCTGCATGCAGATCATCAAGGACGCGTTTCTCACGGCTTGTGGCCATAGCTTCTGCTACATGTGCATTGTGACTCATCTCAACAACAAGAACGATTGTCCCTGCTGTGGTCACTTCCTCACCACCAACCATCTCTTCCCTAATTTTCTCCTCAATAAGGTCGGTCAGTTTTTTGTCGAAGATTGTTGTGATAATTTGTCGGTCTGCTGAATTTTGGGATCTGTTTATGGTAATGCATCGTTTAGTTCCCGAGAAAATGCGGTGAAAGAgaggaaattaaaatttggtGTCTTGGATTTTCATTGCTTGAGATCCGGACAAAATTAGAAATTACACTCAACCAAGCCGGATAAGATCAACTATTCAGCTTAGGTGAGTTGAGTTTTTCCTTCTTCGGAACAAAAGGAAGAGGAATTGTAAGAGACAAAAGtttcttttctaatattttctcaGAAACAAACGGATGGTAAGGGAAACTCTTGTGGATCTTGTATCCTCATGAAGTTTGATCAAGTTggtgttttaatttttcttctttattgttgTTTAACTGTCAATTTAGTTTCCTTATTAGACAATAAAATTGCGTTCAATTATCTTGTTACTGTTTTCCTGAGGGGTACACAATACCAGAGATGGAGAGAGCATTCTACCCTGCGCTGTGTTAGTGTTTGTTTAGCGCGGTTAATATCTGCTGATGGCACTTGAGATATTTTATGGTTTCTATTACAAAATTAggaattatattttaatgtaCATTATAATTTTAGGGATAGTCTTTATTCATTTGGGTAGGATTTTGCAGCAATTCATTGAGGACTTGCTTCAGTCTCCTGAAACAATCATCACTTTATGAGCTGCTGTTTCTTTCGTTATGCATTCCCTCaaacatataattaaattatcacAAGTACCTTTATTGACTATCGAGTATTATTATCCCTCAAACTTCACAAGTATGAATAAGGAAGAGTGAAATACCCcaccctaaaaaaaataaaaaataaaaaataaataaataaatagaaaaagaaaaaggaaaaaagaaaaaagctttAGGAGAGTGTCCTGATAGGAATCA is from Vitis riparia cultivar Riparia Gloire de Montpellier isolate 1030 chromosome 10, EGFV_Vit.rip_1.0, whole genome shotgun sequence and encodes:
- the LOC117922931 gene encoding ubiquinol oxidase 4, chloroplastic/chromoplastic-like, whose translation is MAASLSSAVFVVSVPSLKAKKGRHLGSFSSPNSFHCSPLSSSRFLSRKFHSVQATILQENEEKVTVEESFQSNSFPEDDSKGCSGAPQDSSSSSVLNRWVIKFEQSFNVFLTESVIKILDTLYHDRDYARFFVLETIARVPYFAFMSVLHMYESFGWWRRADYLKVHFAESWNEMHHLLIMEELGGNAWWFDRFLAQHIAIFYYFMTVFMYVLSPRMAYHLSECVESHAYETYDKFIKSQGDELKNLPAPEIAVRYYTEGDLYLFDEFQTARAPKSRRPKIENLYDVFLNIRDDEAEHCKTMKACQTHGNLRSPHSYPEDAFDDESGSILPQAECEGIVDCIKKSVSSH